The Gammaproteobacteria bacterium genome has a window encoding:
- a CDS encoding response regulator, protein MTQAIIVDDEPAMRSLLEEALTEAGHEVMATESVEEAVKQFRCKPESVMITDLVMPGKNGIDLIMSLRQEYPQAKIIAISGGGGIKGKFDYLEIANLIGADSIMKKPIDINELVRKVGNL, encoded by the coding sequence ATGACGCAAGCGATCATTGTCGATGATGAACCAGCAATGCGCAGCCTGCTGGAAGAGGCGTTAACAGAGGCCGGACATGAGGTGATGGCGACTGAGTCGGTGGAAGAGGCGGTAAAACAATTCCGGTGTAAGCCGGAGTCGGTGATGATTACCGATCTGGTGATGCCTGGGAAAAACGGTATCGATCTCATTATGTCGTTGAGGCAGGAATACCCGCAGGCAAAGATCATTGCCATATCGGGTGGTGGTGGAATCAAAGGGAAATTTGATTATTTGGAAATCGCCAATTTGATTGGTGCGGATTCAATCATGAAAAAACCAATCGATATCAATGAGCTGGTAAGGAAAGTGGGAAACCTGTAA